The DNA window TCCGCGCCAATCGCCGCCGCAAGCGCCTTCGAAAGCGTCGTCTTTCCCGTGCCGGGAACATCTTCCACCAGCACGTGACCATCGGCCAGCAGCGCCATCACCAAAAGTTCCACCGTCTCGGACTTTCCGAGCAGCACCCCATTCAAAGCATGAATCAAATCTTTAACCATGCTCTAAATATATGTTTTAGACGAAAGATTAGAGACGAGAGACGAGAGAAAACACGCAAAAAAGTAGGCAGATAATCAAGCAACCAAGCGGCGTATAACCTGACGCAAAACGCGCAAGCCGTATGTAATTACATTCAGGTTCGACTTTTCGTCGGCGTAACGCGTCGGAATCGGGAGTTCCGCAAGTTTAAAGCCACGGGCATCGGCAATCGAAATCATTTCAAGATCGATATCGAAACTCAGGCTCAGTTTTGCAAGATTGAGCGTCTTCAAGAATTCCGAGGAATAGACGATAAATCCGCTATGACGATCCGTCAATTTCTGCTTAAAGGCGAGATTTTCGACAGTCGTCAGGAACCTTCCGCCCAATCGCTTGTACAGGGGCATTTTACCCGCCTTGGCACCACCGCGAATCAGATGACGCGAGCCCTGCACCAGGCCAAGCTTTTTCGACGCATCCGTCACCATTTTTTCTTGAGATTCCAAGTACTTAAAGAATTCGTCCAGCTGTTCTGCCGGATACTGCCCATCGCCATGCAGACAAGCTATAAACTTCGCACCGGAGCGGAGCCCTTCGGAAATACCTTTCTTGACAACGGCGCCGTAGCCATTATTTTGTTCAAACCGCATATAGCGAAGGCGCGATTTTTTTAGGGCACCTGCAAATTCGCTATCGAGAGCCGCCACAAAATTTTCAAAGGAGCCTCGCGTATCGTCCACCGAGCCGTCGTCAATCACCAGGACGATCGAACGTTTCCAGACATCGTCTGAAATCTTTTGCAGGACAGGCGCAAGAGTTGACGCAACGTTATAGGCGGGAACAAAGATGAAATAATCAACAGACATCAACGTAGTGCCCAACGAACCACCGAAGGGATTCTTCAAGAGCTTCTTTCAGCGGAATCTTCGCCTTAAAGCCGAGCAAGCGTTCCGCCTTTTCAACCGATGGCAGGCGGCGCAGGGAATCATCGTAACCCTTGCCGTAATAGTCTTCGCCCGAAACCGTTTCAACTCCAGGCACCGTACTTTCGGGTATTCCCTTGACCGAAGCGAACACCGAACGCATCATCTGCGCAAGTTCTGCGATGGACACTTCGTTTGCCGCATTGCCTACGTTAAATGCCTGCGAAAGAACACTTTCGCGACGTTCCGGTTCGCTGGCCGCAGCAAACACGCAGAACATAAAGTCAACGGCATCGTGTACCGAGGTAAAGCAACGCTTGGCGACACCGCCATTGACAAGCTTAAGCGTTTCTCCACGGACAAGCGCCGTCGAAAAATTCGCAAGCACGCGTGGAATTCCTTCGCCATCGACCCCCGGCATAAAGTCCATGAACGGTCCCACGAAATTGAAGGGGCGAACTACCGTCCAGTCAAGGTCTGCAAGCCCCGCCAAGTAACGTTCGGTCAACAGCTTTGCCGTCGCATAGCTCCAGCGGCTAGCCGAAACCGGCCCCAGCACAATTTCGGATTCGTCTTCAAGAAGCGCACCCGAATCCGCCGCCGTCTTGCCGTAAATTTCGGAAGTCGAAAAATGAATCAGCCAGCTACCGTTCTTGGCACAAGCATCGGCCAAGGCCCGCGGATGATCGTAATTGCTACGAATGACCTCGGCAGCCTCCGCCATATAACGCCCAGGCGTACAGATTGCCGCCAGATTCACCACCACCGGGAACCGAACAACGCGCGCAATCACTTCGGGGTCCGCAAGATCCGCACTCAAAAACTCGAACCGTGGATTAGCCAAGTGTTCCTGAATACGGTACGAATCCAGATCAACCCCGAAAACGCGCCAGCTCGTGCGTTCCAAGATGGCCCGCAACAAGTGGCTACCAATAAAACCACCGCAACCCACAAGGGCTACGGTGACAGAAGAATCTTCAAATTTGAGAGTCGCGTTCAACTACTCGGTCACCTTGAAGGCACCAGAGTTTTCACCCTTGGCAGTCTTATTGTAGGGCGACACACGAATAACGGCCTTCTTCAAGGGCAATTCGACGCTATCCGGCAAGAATTCCTTTTTAATAACCACCTTCTGCTCGTTGCAGGTCTTTCCATCCAGGTACTTCGGATCTACAGATTCATAGACCATATCCAGGCCTTCATCCTCTTCATCCGTCTTGAGCAAAAAGCGGTATCCAGCATCCTGAACATCGGCACCATAAACGATGGTTACTTCATCACCAATCTTGAAAGTTTCACCACCCTTGGGGTAGGCGATTTTGACGCCATCCTTGACAGTGCAATCATAGCTGGTCTTGCTGTCATCGGATGCCGAAGAAGAATCATCGCATGCGGTAAAAGAAACTGCGGCAGCCAGGGCGCACATAGATACGGTCAACTTAAAAAGCTTCATAAAGTCTCCATTTTTTATTGTAATATACAAATTTAGTAGACGGCAGGAACTTAGAACTTCACAGATTGTTGCATCTGAAGGCGGCCATCGAGCTGCACCCGCACAAAATAGCGACCATACGGCATTTTGGCGCCTTTTTGCAACAACGGAACCGTTCCCGGAGCAACATGGCGCATTTCCTGGGCAACCACCTTTCCCAAGGCATTCATCACCTGCACCTTGAGCAAGCCACCTGAAGTCGTCACGGTCTTGCGAGCGGCATCGAACCCAAAACCCGCAACAGGGCGCATACCGGAAATGGACGTCTTGTCCCCTTCCGAAGATGAAGATTCAATATCGCCTTTTACCTTTGCAGGGTTACAGCCCGTACGGTAGACGCCCCTGATATCAAAGGCAACCATATCAATATTCGGGCCACCATCGGCCGAGGCCGAAGCAAGCTTCATTTTGAAATCAAGTGCATCCAACCACACGTCGTCAATATAAGCGGAATCCCACTTGTCCCAGCTTCCTGTCGACTTGAAAGTCACGTCGTAGACACCATTATCAATCGTAACCTTCATGTCGCGATCCGAATTTCCGACGAAGGAATAGCGAATCATGACGCGAGCATTCGACGCCGACTGATCGGAGGTGATGTTATACGTAGCCGTACTATAGGCGCTATTGTCAAAATTGAAGAAGCCCTTTCCCGTAAAGCCATCGTGGTTCGCTTCCGTCCAACCATCTCCCGATTCAGGACTCGCCATGTCAATCGGAGACGGCCATTCGGCATCCGCTTTGCCATCAAAGCAAAGCGTGGAATCAATGGAAGCAGAGGACTGCGGATCTTCGGAACTAGAGGAAGTCGGATTGACATCTATCTGTTCTTCACCATGAACCGTAGGTTCACAAGCGGGGCCACCATCAAAAACAGCGGTATAGGTTGCGGCACGGTAAAGCGTCTTTTGGCCGTAATAGTTGGAATCCGCAGTCAATTTGTTGCAGTCATCATCGTACCAACCGACAAACTTTTTACCGAAGCTACCGGGACTTACATGCAACGTAAGCGGAGCACCACCGGGCAGTTTCTGGTTATGGGTAATCAAGCCGTTGCCATTCGAAACATTCGCCTTGACCGTCAAGTCATAGCGGGGCTTGAGTGCCGACACCAGCAAGGAAAGCCGCGTCTTGGCTTCAGCGGAGATATAGCTTTCGTTCTTCAGAGCATCTTCCAGTTCTTCGGCAATCCACTGGCAATGCGCAATGGAGCCCGACTCCTGGAAATGCGTCGTTCCGTCATTGGTAACGCCATCGGGATAATTGGGATATTCGCCTTTCAGGAACATCTTGAACTGATAACGCGAAACATAATTCGGATTCCAGCTCTTGCTGTAAGCATTGTAAGATTTCGCGTTCAGGTTCACATAGGGAATTCCGTTTTTCTTGGAAAGTTCGAGCATCTTACCGACAACATTATATTCCGTGAAAACATTACGGCCATTCGCGCCCATGTTCATGTTCATCGGCGTCACGAAAATCGGAGTGGCGCCTGCCGCCTTGGCGACATCCACGTATTGCTGTAACCAGAAGGCCAACGAATCAAAAGGAACTTCGCGAGGCTTGCTTCCAAAATAACGGTCGTTGTGTCCAAACTGCACTAGAACAAAGTCGCCATTCTGAATGGACGGTTTCAACCCCTCAAGCTTGCCATCCTGGATAAACGTCTTGGAGCTGCGGCCGCCAATCGCCACGTTATTGACCCTGACTCTTGAACCGTCAAAGAAACTCCCGAGAATTTGTCCCCAACCCGTCTGCGGATAGACATTATCCTTGTAGGTCGCAACGGTCGAATCCCCGATCACGTGAACGGTGAAACTCGTGGAATCGCTCACGGCGACTCCCGTGAACACGGCCGCTGCTAGAAGAAATTTGAAAACATTTTTCATAATAATCTCTAGATTTTTCGTCCCTTCGGCAAGCTCAGGGATCTTAATGAGGCTGGTGAGCCTGCCGAACCACGCTCCTAGATGACGGAGAAGAAAGACTCTTTATTTACTTCACCTTCGCCCATGTGGTCGCAAACTTGGCACTTCCCTGTTTCACGACAACGCGATAGAGTCCCGCATTTTTCACCAACGAAGAAAGCGACAGTTCACTTGCTCCATCGACAATCTTGCGAGCCACTAGGCGCCCACGCATATCAAAGAGCGCGACATCTGCCCTTTCCAAAAGCGAAAGCTTATCGCCGCGGAGTTTTACACCCGCATTCATGGCAGGCCCCCGCAAAATCGTCGTCAGAGAATCCGTAGAATCTCCCGAAACTTCGGGGCAGCCTTCGCTTATACGGCACACGCCGTCGATATTGAAGCCGAACGCATCAATATTAGGGCCGCCGTCGCTTGTAAGCGACATAATCTTGAGTTCGGCTTCACCTTGCGGAGCATCCATCACCACGTAGGCGGTATCCCACTTGTCCCAACCACCCGTCGGCGGTGCACTCACAAGGTAATCATGGTCCAAATAAGCATTGAACATACGATCCGACGATCCGCCGTTTGCATAGCGCACCGCAAGCGTCACATAGCCTGCGCCTGGGAACTTGACCTTATATGCGGCAAACGAGGCATTCGTATTATCCAGATTGTAATAGCCTTCGCCCGTAAAGCCAGTCCATTCGTTCTGAGTCCAGCCGATTCCAGCCGTATCCGGAGTGCTTGCATCAAAGAATTTCTTGATATCCTTGTCAATTTTCACCGTATCCTGCGTGCTGCCTTCAATCGGGGTAAACGGAACAAAGGTCACATCGTCAAGGCTCTTCGGGGTCGTGGTCGGGAATGCGGTTAACGCAGCACCATCGCCGGTATATTTCTGCGCCGTTCCGCCCTCGTAAACCGCCGTGAACTGCGTCGAGGCACTACCCATCACGAACGTATGAATGTAAGGAGACTTCACGTTCGAACGGCTCGGGGCACCCACCTTGTTGCCGTTACCGTCGTACCAGCCCAAGAACTTCTTGCCGCTCTTCGGAATAGTCT is part of the uncultured Fibrobacter sp. genome and encodes:
- a CDS encoding glycosyltransferase family 2 protein, encoding MSVDYFIFVPAYNVASTLAPVLQKISDDVWKRSIVLVIDDGSVDDTRGSFENFVAALDSEFAGALKKSRLRYMRFEQNNGYGAVVKKGISEGLRSGAKFIACLHGDGQYPAEQLDEFFKYLESQEKMVTDASKKLGLVQGSRHLIRGGAKAGKMPLYKRLGGRFLTTVENLAFKQKLTDRHSGFIVYSSEFLKTLNLAKLSLSFDIDLEMISIADARGFKLAELPIPTRYADEKSNLNVITYGLRVLRQVIRRLVA
- a CDS encoding NAD-dependent epimerase/dehydratase family protein, which encodes MNATLKFEDSSVTVALVGCGGFIGSHLLRAILERTSWRVFGVDLDSYRIQEHLANPRFEFLSADLADPEVIARVVRFPVVVNLAAICTPGRYMAEAAEVIRSNYDHPRALADACAKNGSWLIHFSTSEIYGKTAADSGALLEDESEIVLGPVSASRWSYATAKLLTERYLAGLADLDWTVVRPFNFVGPFMDFMPGVDGEGIPRVLANFSTALVRGETLKLVNGGVAKRCFTSVHDAVDFMFCVFAAASEPERRESVLSQAFNVGNAANEVSIAELAQMMRSVFASVKGIPESTVPGVETVSGEDYYGKGYDDSLRRLPSVEKAERLLGFKAKIPLKEALEESLRWFVGHYVDVC
- a CDS encoding GDSL-type esterase/lipase family protein is translated as MKNVFKFLLAAAVFTGVAVSDSTSFTVHVIGDSTVATYKDNVYPQTGWGQILGSFFDGSRVRVNNVAIGGRSSKTFIQDGKLEGLKPSIQNGDFVLVQFGHNDRYFGSKPREVPFDSLAFWLQQYVDVAKAAGATPIFVTPMNMNMGANGRNVFTEYNVVGKMLELSKKNGIPYVNLNAKSYNAYSKSWNPNYVSRYQFKMFLKGEYPNYPDGVTNDGTTHFQESGSIAHCQWIAEELEDALKNESYISAEAKTRLSLLVSALKPRYDLTVKANVSNGNGLITHNQKLPGGAPLTLHVSPGSFGKKFVGWYDDDCNKLTADSNYYGQKTLYRAATYTAVFDGGPACEPTVHGEEQIDVNPTSSSSEDPQSSASIDSTLCFDGKADAEWPSPIDMASPESGDGWTEANHDGFTGKGFFNFDNSAYSTATYNITSDQSASNARVMIRYSFVGNSDRDMKVTIDNGVYDVTFKSTGSWDKWDSAYIDDVWLDALDFKMKLASASADGGPNIDMVAFDIRGVYRTGCNPAKVKGDIESSSSEGDKTSISGMRPVAGFGFDAARKTVTTSGGLLKVQVMNALGKVVAQEMRHVAPGTVPLLQKGAKMPYGRYFVRVQLDGRLQMQQSVKF
- a CDS encoding GDSL-type esterase/lipase family protein codes for the protein MLNKIWQTVVVASMVVAPLLWAKVTIFMLGDSTMQDWAEGYYPKQGQGQDFHYWFDINKAAVENWGKGGMSLGGGGLDKKGNTAVGYYDMFWKHGCTSGSNCIADRVQAGDYVVIQFGINDVSYSNEDFFRSNMIQLVKEVRAKGAYPIIMSPIRRLYYDSPTQIHNSYRGYPALNQHLADSLNVPFIDMSEMVANYMISVGEQYAAQFIFNYATKAEYSNLGSDQTDQVHLQMNGANAFGRIITEQMRAHSDPIVKKLGDYMAPMYQVEVKVSPEGAAEATSINAYYPKGMTVMLKTIPKSGKKFLGWYDGNGNKVGAPSRSNVKSPYIHTFVMGSASTQFTAVYEGGTAQKYTGDGAALTAFPTTTPKSLDDVTFVPFTPIEGSTQDTVKIDKDIKKFFDASTPDTAGIGWTQNEWTGFTGEGYYNLDNTNASFAAYKVKFPGAGYVTLAVRYANGGSSDRMFNAYLDHDYLVSAPPTGGWDKWDTAYVVMDAPQGEAELKIMSLTSDGGPNIDAFGFNIDGVCRISEGCPEVSGDSTDSLTTILRGPAMNAGVKLRGDKLSLLERADVALFDMRGRLVARKIVDGASELSLSSLVKNAGLYRVVVKQGSAKFATTWAKVK